One part of the Dehalococcoidia bacterium genome encodes these proteins:
- a CDS encoding NADP-dependent oxidoreductase yields the protein MPREIRLAARPVGLPKPSDFELVELPEAQPAEGELLVQNLFMSVDPYMRGRMNDVKSYTPPFALGKALEGGAVGRVEQSRHPQFTPGEIVTSNLGWRDRFVSDGRGLGKVDAAAAPPTAYLGVLGGTGLTAYVGLLDIGKPKPGETVFVSAAAGAVGSIAGQIAKIAGCRVVGSAGTPAKIAYLRDELGFDAAIDYHAEPLEPALARHCPDGIDVYFDNVGGDHLQAALALMNPFGRIPACGMISQYNNSVPAPGPNNLTAIVRSRLTVQGFIISDHLDRRPAFLAEMTAWLREGKVKHRETVVNGLEQAPAALIGLLQGENIGKMLVKVGE from the coding sequence ATGCCGCGCGAGATTCGCCTGGCCGCCCGCCCGGTCGGGTTGCCGAAACCGTCGGACTTCGAGCTGGTCGAGCTGCCCGAGGCGCAGCCCGCCGAAGGCGAGCTGCTGGTGCAAAACCTGTTCATGTCCGTCGATCCGTACATGCGCGGGCGCATGAACGATGTGAAGTCGTACACGCCGCCGTTCGCCCTGGGCAAGGCGCTGGAGGGCGGCGCCGTGGGCCGCGTCGAACAGTCGCGCCACCCGCAGTTCACGCCGGGTGAGATCGTGACCAGCAATTTGGGCTGGCGCGACCGCTTCGTCAGCGACGGCCGCGGGCTGGGCAAAGTCGATGCGGCCGCGGCGCCGCCCACGGCCTATCTCGGCGTGCTGGGCGGCACGGGGCTGACCGCCTACGTGGGGCTGCTCGACATCGGCAAGCCGAAACCGGGCGAGACGGTGTTCGTCTCCGCCGCGGCGGGCGCGGTGGGCAGCATCGCCGGCCAGATCGCGAAGATCGCCGGCTGTCGCGTCGTGGGCAGCGCGGGCACGCCGGCCAAGATCGCCTACCTGCGCGACGAGCTGGGCTTCGATGCGGCGATCGACTACCACGCCGAGCCGCTGGAGCCGGCGCTGGCGCGGCACTGCCCGGACGGCATCGACGTCTATTTCGACAACGTGGGCGGCGACCACCTGCAGGCGGCGCTGGCGCTGATGAACCCCTTCGGGCGCATTCCGGCCTGCGGCATGATCTCGCAGTACAACAACAGCGTGCCGGCGCCCGGCCCCAACAACCTGACGGCGATCGTGCGCTCGCGCCTGACCGTGCAGGGTTTCATCATCTCCGACCATCTCGATCGCCGCCCGGCCTTCCTCGCCGAGATGACGGCCTGGCTGCGCGAGGGCAAAGTGAAGCACCGCGAGACGGTCGTGAACGGCCTTGAGCAGGCGCCGGCGGCGCTGATCGGTCTTTTGCAGGGCGAGAACATCGGCAAGATGCTGGTCAAAGTCGGCGAGTGA
- a CDS encoding alkaline phosphatase family protein, which translates to MTGRRLSGRCGLVLLALVCAACSSGRRPVTASLPATAAPRQELHFSNIVLIMLENHEEPDLIGSDGAPYLTQLARDHTLLSHAYAVGHTSLPNYLALISGQTFGLRRDCNTCFQDAPTLADQLEAAGHSWTAYFEDMPQTCALGDDGAYVQRHNPFVYFGAIREDAARCQAHIVPFARFDQDLAAGALPDFAWISPNLCHDLHSCDLSEGDAWLRQLVPQLLATPAFQPGGAGLLIVTTDEGTTDDGCCGDAAGGHIATILVSPLLPPATVIDTPVSHYGVLRLIEDNWGLPPLGDAARAVSGADLLGTQHAAGP; encoded by the coding sequence GTGACGGGACGGCGGTTGAGCGGGCGCTGCGGCCTGGTGCTGTTGGCGTTGGTCTGCGCGGCGTGCAGCAGCGGCCGTCGCCCGGTCACGGCCTCCCTGCCCGCCACGGCAGCGCCGCGCCAGGAGCTGCACTTCTCCAACATCGTGCTGATCATGCTGGAGAACCACGAAGAGCCGGACCTGATCGGCAGCGACGGCGCACCGTACCTCACACAGCTCGCGCGCGATCACACGCTGCTCAGCCACGCCTACGCCGTGGGCCACACCAGCCTGCCCAACTACCTCGCGCTGATCAGCGGCCAGACCTTCGGCCTTAGGCGCGACTGCAACACCTGCTTTCAGGACGCGCCCACGCTTGCCGATCAGTTGGAGGCCGCGGGGCACTCGTGGACGGCGTACTTCGAAGACATGCCGCAGACCTGCGCCCTCGGCGACGACGGCGCGTACGTCCAGCGCCACAACCCCTTCGTCTACTTCGGCGCCATCCGCGAGGACGCCGCCCGCTGCCAGGCGCACATCGTGCCGTTCGCGCGGTTCGACCAGGACCTGGCGGCCGGCGCCCTGCCCGATTTCGCCTGGATCTCGCCCAACCTCTGCCACGATCTGCACAGCTGCGATCTTTCCGAAGGCGATGCCTGGCTGAGGCAGCTCGTGCCCCAACTGCTGGCCACGCCGGCGTTTCAGCCGGGTGGCGCCGGCCTGCTGATCGTGACCACGGACGAGGGCACAACCGATGACGGCTGCTGCGGCGATGCCGCCGGCGGCCACATCGCTACCATCCTGGTCTCGCCCTTGCTGCCGCCGGCGACCGTGATCGACACGCCGGTCAGCCATTACGGCGTGCTGCGACTGATCGAAGACAACTGGGGGCTGCCGCCGCTGGGCGACGCGGCCCGCGCCGTCTCAGGAGCCGATCTGCTCGGCACGCAGCATGCCGCTGGGCCGTGA
- a CDS encoding histidine phosphatase family protein gives MSEASPNARPPQAFDLAFLTGLEQVSELLLIRHGQQSFNVAGPIGESVDPPLSERGLMQAAALGQWLSTRPIAAIYSSQLRRAFQTACAVAQGQGRGPDTIVVVEDLREVEIFRDIPQDQSSVDYFGRDLLAGMRRRMMVEKSWDVYPASEPSLVFRRRAINAVEAVIARHPGERVAVVCHGGVINAYIGHVIGSKYDMFFRPAHTSVSVVAAAEDRRALHALNDLHHLETPEGDLRSY, from the coding sequence ATGAGCGAAGCGAGCCCCAACGCCCGCCCGCCGCAGGCGTTCGATCTGGCCTTTCTCACCGGGCTGGAGCAGGTCAGCGAGCTGCTGCTGATTCGCCACGGCCAGCAGTCGTTCAACGTCGCCGGCCCGATCGGGGAGTCGGTCGATCCGCCGCTCAGCGAGCGCGGCCTGATGCAGGCGGCGGCGCTGGGCCAGTGGCTCTCGACCCGGCCGATCGCCGCGATCTACTCCAGCCAGTTGCGTCGCGCCTTCCAGACCGCCTGCGCCGTGGCGCAGGGGCAGGGCCGCGGCCCCGACACGATCGTCGTGGTCGAGGATCTGCGCGAGGTCGAGATCTTCCGCGACATCCCGCAGGACCAGAGCAGCGTCGACTACTTCGGGCGCGATCTGCTGGCCGGTATGCGCCGGCGGATGATGGTCGAAAAGTCCTGGGACGTCTATCCGGCGTCCGAGCCGAGCCTGGTGTTCCGCCGCCGCGCGATCAACGCGGTCGAGGCGGTGATCGCCCGCCACCCCGGCGAGCGCGTGGCCGTGGTCTGCCACGGCGGCGTGATCAACGCCTACATCGGCCACGTGATCGGCTCGAAGTACGATATGTTCTTCCGTCCGGCGCACACGTCCGTCAGCGTGGTGGCCGCGGCCGAGGATCGCCGCGCCCTGCACGCGCTCAACGATCTCCACCACCTGGAGACGCCGGAAGGCGACCTGCGCTCGTACTGA
- a CDS encoding peroxiredoxin-like family protein, producing MRGEIGERDDVGVALITMGKPAQAAEFCREQRLSYTCLSDPARNSYRAFGLRRGSTADVMGPGPMLAGLRAASKGHFVGRPVDDVYQLGGSFLVDTAGRIAYAHYPRHAGDQPAAGDLKRAVSRLLDRGGAS from the coding sequence GTGCGTGGCGAGATCGGCGAGCGCGACGATGTCGGCGTCGCGCTGATCACGATGGGCAAGCCGGCGCAGGCCGCGGAGTTCTGCCGCGAGCAGCGGCTCTCCTACACCTGTCTCTCGGACCCGGCGCGGAACAGCTACCGCGCCTTCGGTCTGCGCCGCGGCTCGACGGCCGATGTCATGGGGCCGGGGCCGATGCTGGCCGGGCTGCGCGCGGCGAGCAAGGGGCACTTCGTCGGCCGGCCCGTGGACGACGTCTACCAGCTCGGCGGCAGCTTCCTGGTCGATACCGCGGGCCGCATCGCCTACGCGCACTACCCGCGCCACGCGGGCGACCAACCGGCGGCGGGCGACCTGAAGCGGGCGGTCAGCCGGCTGCTCGACCGCGGCGGAGCGTCCTAA